The following are encoded together in the Lathyrus oleraceus cultivar Zhongwan6 chromosome 3, CAAS_Psat_ZW6_1.0, whole genome shotgun sequence genome:
- the LOC127125655 gene encoding uncharacterized protein LOC127125655 isoform X1 → MKENNNLFIMSHHSSAESDDKIPSHPSKDANFERKQDDPFLLSTQKRQNHDDQDKDATQNSSLCKKEKMASVKDDVDVDAKELTTVDEEEVEEVSERERLKRHRVEVAGRVWIPEIWGQEELLKDWIDCTAFDAPLIPSKITMARAALVQQGTARANAAPLSIDNRDLEFNVHKDSSLNNNCTNVDVQNTQVFRHPNTEKST, encoded by the exons ATGAAAGAAAACAATAACCTTTTCATAATGTCTCACCACTCCTCTGCTGAATCTGATGACAAGATTCCTTCTCATCCATCTAAAGATGCCAACTTTGAGAGAAAACAAGATGACCCTTTTCTCTTAAGCACTCAAAAGAGACAAAACCATGATGATCAAGATAAAGATGCAACACAAAACTCATCTCTTTGCAAGAAGGAGAAAATGGCTTCTGTTAAGgatgatgttgatgttgatgcAAAAGAGTTGACAACTGTGGATGAGGAGGAAGTGGAAGAGGTGAGTGAAAGAGAGAGGCTGAAGAGGCATAGAGTTGAAGTAGCTGGAAGGGTTTGGATACCTGAAATATGGGGTCAAGAGGAATTATTGAAGGATTGGATAGATTGCACTGCATTTGATGCTCCTTTGATTCCAAGCAAGATCACTATGGCACGTGCTGCTTTGGTTCAACAGGGTACTGCTAGAGCCAATGCTGCTCCTCTAAGTATAGATAACAG GGACTTGGAATTCAATGTACATAAGGATTCATCTCTTAATAACAACTGCACAAATGTTGATGTTCAAAACACTCAAGTTTTCAGACACCCAAACACAGAGAAGAGCACCTAA
- the LOC127125655 gene encoding uncharacterized protein LOC127125655 isoform X2, which yields MKENNNLFIMSHHSSAESDDKIPSHPSKDANFERKQDDPFLLSTQKRQNHDDQDKDATQNSSLCKKEKMASVKDDVDVDAKELTTVDEEEVEEVSERERLKRHRVEVAGRVWIPEIWGQEELLKDWIDCTAFDAPLIPSKITMARAALVQQGTARANAAPLSIDNSMYSAFTNGLHWIY from the exons ATGAAAGAAAACAATAACCTTTTCATAATGTCTCACCACTCCTCTGCTGAATCTGATGACAAGATTCCTTCTCATCCATCTAAAGATGCCAACTTTGAGAGAAAACAAGATGACCCTTTTCTCTTAAGCACTCAAAAGAGACAAAACCATGATGATCAAGATAAAGATGCAACACAAAACTCATCTCTTTGCAAGAAGGAGAAAATGGCTTCTGTTAAGgatgatgttgatgttgatgcAAAAGAGTTGACAACTGTGGATGAGGAGGAAGTGGAAGAGGTGAGTGAAAGAGAGAGGCTGAAGAGGCATAGAGTTGAAGTAGCTGGAAGGGTTTGGATACCTGAAATATGGGGTCAAGAGGAATTATTGAAGGATTGGATAGATTGCACTGCATTTGATGCTCCTTTGATTCCAAGCAAGATCACTATGGCACGTGCTGCTTTGGTTCAACAGGGTACTGCTAGAGCCAATGCTGCTCCTCTAAGTATAGATAACAG TATGTATTCGGCCTTTACAAATGGGTTACATTGGATATACTAG